In Antedon mediterranea chromosome 10, ecAntMedi1.1, whole genome shotgun sequence, one genomic interval encodes:
- the LOC140060851 gene encoding uncharacterized protein — protein MASTSSSKAGNKIRSNATQTRPTHCDASKSPSKSRPSATPSSKTNTNSPIKSSNISTTRIKCIKQCKLDNAMKDSHLECSLCQEQYHRACLKIKSTTTPRVWLCPYCKDIPCTVKNILETNADQQCIISEMTNDLGTLKTIVNQQKEMITELRLTVRSILVQPTCKCALNCNKEVASTTKATSNLSSNNNGSPSSTKRNDRPTSNESPSNENTANKTLLIGDSIIRDIKERGLNNTKVECIRRGKIKDVKQSLADNTISKSFKSIILHVGTNYCASDETFSNSINEYDSLVKQIKTDSPQTKMVISTVCPRSDDTRNPERVNSLNCGLKKIANTYKCQIIDNDDTFMLRNGSAAKANTNKGGLHLSYHGTRLLLGNIEGVHKILKSPLGSASSLKRTNDLGTLKTIVNQQKEMITELRLTVRSILVQPTCKCALNCNKEVASTTKATSNLSSNNNGSPSSTKRNDRPTSNESPSNENTANETLLIGDSIIRDIKERGLNNTKVECIRRGKIKDVKHTALKHRFLVRSPKLSNVGPGCVLDGRPSRNRGGCCIYWRVMV, from the coding sequence ATGGCTTCTACATCTAGTAGTAAAGCTGGGAATAAAATTAGAAGCAATGCCACTCAAACTAGGCCTACACACTGTGATGCTTCAAAGTCTCCTAGTAAATCAAGGCCTTCAGCTACTCCTAGTAGTAAAACTAATACTAATAGCCCCATCAAGTCAAGCAATATCTCTACTACAAGAATTAAATGCATCAAACAATGTAAGCTAGACAATGCCATGAAAGACAGTCACCTGGAATGTTCTCTCTGCCAAGAGCAATATCACAGAGCATGCCTGAAAATAAAGTCAACTACAACACCGAGAGTTTGGCTATGTCCATACTGCAAGGACATCCCATGTACTGTTAAGAACATCCTAGAGACGAATGCTGACCAACAATGCATCATTTCCGAAATGACAAATGATCTTGGTACATTAAAAACCATCGTAAATCAGCAAAAAGAAATGATCACAGAACTTAGACTAACAGTTAGAAGCATTTTAGTTCAACCTACGTGTAAATGTGCACTGAATTGCAACAAAGAAGTAGCAAGTACTACTAAAGCAACGTCAAACCTATCATcaaataataatggtagtcCATCAAGTACAAAACGAAATGATAGACCTACTTCAAACGAAAGTCCTTCAAACGAGAATACTGCCAACAAAACACTTCTGATCGGAGATTCAATTATTCGTGATATAAAGGAGAGAGGTCTAAATAATACCAAGGTTGAATGCATCAGAAGAGGAAAAATAAAAGATGTAAAACAAAGTTTAGCAGATAACACAATATCCAAATCCTTCAAGTCAATTATTTTGCATGTCGGAACCAACTACTGTGCTTCGGATGAAACCTTTTCTAATAGTATCAATGAGTATGACTCTTTGGTTAAGCAGATCAAAACAGATTCCCCACAAACAAAAATGGTCATTTCAACGGTGTGTCCAAGATCAGATGATACAAGGAATCCAGAAAGAGTTAACTCCCTAAATTGTGGTCTGAAGAAAATAGCCAATACATATAAATGCCAGATTATCGATAATGACGATACCTTCATGCTAAGAAATGGGTCAGCGGCGAAAGCAAACACCAACAAAGGAGGTCTGCATCTGTCTTATCATGGAACAAGATTGCTATTGGGTAACATTGAAGGTGTACACAAAATCCTTAAAAGTCCATTAGGAAGTGCTTCATCTCTCAAAAGAACAAATGATCTTGGTACATTAAAAACCATCGTAAATCAGCAAAAAGAAATGATCACAGAACTTAGACTAACAGTTAGAAGCATTCTAGTTCAACCTACGTGTAAATGTGCACTGAATTGCAACAAAGAAGTAGCAAGTACTACTAAAGCAACGTCAAACCTATCATcaaataataatggtagtcCATCAAGTACAAAACGAAATGATAGACCTACTTCAAACGAAAGTCCTTCAAACGAGAATACTGCCAACGAAACACTTCTGATCGGAGATTCAATTATTCGTGATATAAAGGAGAGAGGTCTAAATAATACCAAGGTTGAATGCATCAGAAGAGGAAAAATAAAAGATGTAAaacatactgcgttgaaacaccggtttctcgtcagatcaccgaagttaagcaacgttgggcccggttgcgttctggatgggagaccgtctagaaatcgtggcgggtgctgtatatactggagagtgatggtgtaa